Within Coffea arabica cultivar ET-39 chromosome 4e, Coffea Arabica ET-39 HiFi, whole genome shotgun sequence, the genomic segment CTCCTGTACAGAAAACTCGAGACTTTTTGCATTCAATCGATTTACTGATTTACTTTTGCAAGTTTCTTCCTGctcttctttcttctccctCGGATCAACCTGCATGCAACGGGTAAATTTCTCTTTAGTATTTTCACCAAGAATGGATGAGGAAAAGATCAAGAAAGGAAGAATTTTGGTACATGGGATTCTTCAGATTTGCCATTCTCCTCAGCTTGCTCTTCATCAAAGCTCACTTTCCCGAGctctaaaaattacaaaaaaaaaaaaaagaaggaagaagaattAGAAAAGGACAGAAGGCAATCAACAAGAACTTTAACAAGTTGAAATGATGTAGAAATTCCagatagaataaaaataaaaataaaaataaaaccagCAATAAGCTACCTCCTGAAGTGCTTGGCTTTCTTGAACGCTTGTTGGTAATCTGACAAACTTTAACAGCCGAAACTAATGCTACTATAAGAAATCCTGCCCTAAGTATCATAGAAATTCTGGGAGTAAAGTGTCAAAGCAGCTCAAGCAGAAGCTGAACATGGCCGCTTAGACCTGCAAAAATCTCGGTTCATATGTCACACTTCATAGATAATCCAAATCTTTTGCTGTTATTTGTTGGCACAAAAATCTCTTCACCAAGGCCCAAGCGGCAGTTGATTTTTCTCCAACTTGAAGACAGCAGCAATTAATGGTGCCATTTATTGCAAGTAGAACCATGGAGATTAGAGAGAAGAAGTTGAATTGCCTAGGTGAAAAATTGGAATCACATAAATAGTTTTTATTGGAGGATTTGTGGATTAAACTATTTGTCTGTTATTAACATCAAGGATAAAATCAGGGTGACATCAATTGTTGTTGTTGTCAATAGAACAAAAAGACAAATCATCTCGTGGGACAAAATTTTTTCAGAATATTTATCAAAGGACAACAGGCCAATTTGTCCTTTGTTAAAGTTCAAAAAAGAATAAAGGAAGAAATTGACAATTTTCTTATGAAAATTGACACGGCTCATACACTTGAGCAGatggaaattaaaaaaatatccaGCATCACATCGCATTATTCCACAAACTACTTTTCAATATGTGAGTTACAATCTATATAAAAACTGATTatccaaaatcaaaatttaaaatcagttAAAATAATCTATCGAGAACAAATTCATAATGTGGTactcaattttgaaaagttgttatgtactcttttttttttttttggtaataaaaatgataattttattgatttaAAAAATAGCACTCATGGCATTTAAAATCATAAGCTATTGTTTGGAAAAATACTTCGTGGTCTTTTTAAATgacataaaattttattttgtttcataCAATTAGATGTATTTAAACTTTGGTTCTTCAAAAaaatctaataattttttttcagaaattaatTATTCCACATTTTTTTGAAATTGccatttacttttgattaggTTTATTTTGGTGAGACTTGATACAAAATTTGACCTTGCCACGTCAGTCAAAAAGTATTCTCCTCCAAGCATAAACAAGTAAAACAAATTCCTCTCAATCTCCACTGCAGTCCTGTTCATGAAAACCCCACTGCCATTCTGCCAATGGTGCCCTTCCTCTTCTAGCACTAATCAAAACCCTCCATGTCTAAAATGGTCAATTCACCTCCAGAGCAGCTATCTATAAAACCCTATCATCTTGCTCTCACGCAAACCGAGAAAAACTGAATTTCCCTCCGGAAATGGACCCGCGTCGATACTCCCGGGTCATCGATCCGAAAGTCCGCCAAGTAGGCTTCTGTCCACGTTCAGGCCAGGTCCAAAACCAATCCGGCCCGTCAACATCGCCACCGGTTTCCGACATCTCTCCTTCGAGCAACTCCTTATCTCCAGTCATGATTCCTCCGCCGCGTCATCCATCAGATGCCGCGTCACGTGCGGTGAACGTACCTGCTGCCGCTACGACGCCGTTGAGGCCACGTAGGCCTTCTTTTGATGATCCTAATAATAATTCAAGTAGCACTGAGCAGTTAGTTGTCAGCAGTTACAATCCCGACGAGTCTGTTCTCGGAACCTCCCCGCCGTTTAGCGGCATCGGCGACGACAGAGATGGAGATGCCGAGAGTGAATTCTCTGACAATTCGGTGAATTGGATTCGGCAAAATGATTCTGGTAGGTTTCCTTTGTCGTTGGCACCTGACGGTCGGTTTGATTCAGCGGCAGCGAAAGAGAAGCAGTCGAAGAAGCCTCAAGTAGGATCTAGAAAAGGTAAATGCACGGTAGTTATATCTAGTGCTatgaatttttgtttgaaaattatGTATGGAAGACTTAGtagaattttttcttttttaagtcTATTCTGCTTCATTTTGCACGTAAAGatgacttttttcttttatttttatagctTTTGCATGTGTATATGAAGCTTGGTGCTCTGTCTGTTGATTAGTAACTTTACTGGAAAGGCATTAGAATTAGCTGAATTTTGCAAAcgtttgaagttttttttttgggtcaattttgggtttgaattttgaaaatgctgactgcgaaattaattttatattcatCTGTATCTGTTGAAAAGATGTCCAAAATGTGTGCTTTTTCGTAAACTATTCTGCATATTGCAACCAGAATGTGAAGTTGCTATTTATGTTGAGTATTTGTGTTCTTATGCTGGTGCAAAAAGAGGTGGGAAAAAGGAAATATAGAAGTTTGTCTAAATCGATATTGGCATTTACGTCTATTCACTTGAAAACTTGTTTGGTCAATCAGGAAAGAGTTTTGTGTTTGGAATACTTTAGAGGTGTCATGACACCAACAGATTGGCTGAATTGATTTATGAGATTTCTGGAAGACTTTGAGGGCAGAAATAGTTAATCACAGAACTGTTTCACAAATGAGTTGCATTCTTCTCCTGACAACTTACACACAGGTTCTGTGTTGGTAATTTTGTTAATGTCTTAGCGTAACATTTGTTTGATTGTAAGGAACTTCCTTTGCGGTTAAGTTCATTCAGATAAATTGAACAATATTAGTGTGGCCTGTATCAGATAGAGATGCATTGGTACTGATCTTAGAGATCATTGAATACATCCCAGGAGGGGTTGTGCGCagtttttttcccctcttttctcttttctttcctattGATTGTCAAAAAAAGAAGCATGAAAAAGAGAATGACAGATGTTCGTTTTCCTCTACAGTATTGCTATACTGTAGGACCCTATAATACGAGATACGTACAAGCATGGCGTGGCAAAATTATCTTTCGAAATTTACCCATCCATATTCAAGTTCGTTGTCTTTTGTTGACCCCACCCGTCACAGACATCCTCAGAAAACCACCACCTTTCCCAGATCACCAAATTATGACCAACGGCGGCACCACATTACAAACAACATAACACAACATCACTATCACACCAGTTGGTGGCCAGAGATTGGGGAGCAAAACAAAGTAAGAATAAATGAGAATGGCTGAAGGCTTGAAGCAGGGGAGGGGCTAGGGGAAAGGGAGGAGATAGATAACTCAGGGGAGGGAGTAAAAGTGAAAGGTATGAGGAATGGGAGGAGGAAAGAAGAAGAGATGGCGATGGTTCAGCGATACAAGGGGAACTTTTAGCGGTAAGCGACATAAGAggagagataaaagggtaaaagagAGAAAGGAATTATTGGGTGGGTTAGTTTCCTAGTTTTCTGAACATCATACTAGAGTCATGTTTACATAAGTTGTATAGTATATCTTTATTTTACTAGGCCCCAGTGGAAAATATATATTTGAGAGGCTTCTATTGGCATGTTATTCTGACATAGTATGCCACATGAAAATATTGCTCACAATTGAAGATTTTCTTAGTCCCTCATCGATATTATCGATTGTGAAATCCACGATTTTCTGAGTCCCTCATCAATATTATCGTTTGTGAAATCCACCGAAATTTATAGCATTTATAGAAATTCTAACAATGTTTTGTTGGCCAGAAAGAGGTGGAGGACAAACTGCAGAAGTCCGGAATGACTTGCCATCAGAATCAAAGCCGTTGAAAGAGAAGACCTCAAAAGCTGCAAGGCGTGCCCTGCAGGAAGCTCAACGTGCTGTTAAAGCTGCTGCAAAAGGTTCATCCACTGAAATTCCTGTCTTTCTTTGGGAACCTTAAACAAAATAAGTTATTTCTTAGGCACCcttaaaagatttttttttttttttggttttttttttggggggggggggggggggaagggggGGAGATTACCTATTAGCAGTTGGCAACTTGAAATTCTTCAAGATAATGAAGTTTGTTGGCATTGGTTTGATGCTGTACCTGTTTCTAAATAGTGGTTTATGAAGTGGACATATGTCTGCTGGACTGAACTTTTACTATTATGAGTTTCATTATTTTGAGATCTACTTTTAGGTCAGCTTGTTGCATGATAATATCAAATTTGTTAATGTCTTTTTGCAGTTTGTGTCAATTAATTCTTTCTCTCTTGTGTGTGTTTGTCCAGAATGCAAGTGCACAAATGGTTAATAACTTAAGCAACTTAGTTTTTGGGAGGAATATTTTCCTGTATCCAATGTGTTGGTCGTCTTTTTAGGATGTTTTATCTTGTCCCTGTCTTAATGAAGATTGTAATCTACAGCTATATGATTTCCAGCAAGCAATTGCCTTTATTTTCATATTCTTGTCAAAATTATTAAGTTTCCTCACTGAATAATAAATTCTGTTCAGATCTAAGCAAAGATTGTTAATGCTTCTTGGCATTACCATTCAGTAGATTGTTTTCCATGTTCATCCAACTTCAAATTTCGTCTTTCAGATAACTGATACGCCACTATCCAACTATATTAGGATGTTATATGAACTTGGCTATGGGTATATCAATTCCTTTTCTTTGGTGTTTACTCAAACTGAATTCATATAAAAGCTTTGCAAACTTCATATACTTAAGAAGAATAAAGAATTTGCCTTGTTCATATTCATGATTGTCATGCTAAGGATACTACCAAATGTAAACTCCAGAGTATATTAATGGTTAAGTTCCATGTTTGTATATAGGCATGCAAGGTAAGAAACATACTTTGTTAAATACATTTGAaactattttattatatttccttCTGGTGGGCATtagatctctctctctctcacacgcACGCACGCACTGCAAAGAGGTACTCTTAAAGTTGATCATCAAAATTGCAATATTACTAATAGTTTATCGTCACAACAGGTTCCCTTTCTAATCTTTTTTAGAGGAGTGATCTCCTAGAGGCTTTATTGTGTCGTATCTGTAGCAATCAGTGAGGAGAAATTTAAGGGCTTGTTGTTCAGTAACTGCAAGTTGGAGATGGCGGATGGAGTGTTTGGAGGACTggatttacttttgcttttgcttttccttcttatccttcattttctttttcattttgtctatattttttttaaaaccaaaaaaaaaaaaagatttttcccctacttgtaaaatgaaatgatttGCGGGAAAACACTAGGGACTTAATACTTGGGGGCATGCATATTTATGTTTTGTTTGGCTGGTAGTTCATCTTATGTTTATGTCTTGTTTGGCTGATAGTTGATTGGTTACTGCACAATTCTGCCTGGTTTTTTTGGTTCATTTCTCTTAGGGAAGAAGAGTCAAAGCAGGTTGTTAGGTCCTGCATCACTCTAAAGATTGAACTTTTTCAAATGGTTTTTCTTCTTATCTAGCCTGATGCAATCCACGGAAAAGTTGGCCCTGGCTACTTTCTGGTCCTCTGTCCTTGTGTTGATTTCATTTCTATTAGACATTTGCAAAGCAAGCAAAGGATGAAATCTTCTGTGTTAGGAATTCTGCTGAATGGCTTACTCATGACTGTTAACTCTCTCTATACCTAATCTCTTCAAGTTAAGTTGTGTCTAAATTAGAAATGCTAGTATGTTATATCTTTGTAATGGATCTTTTGCCTAAATAGCAGCTGGTGGAAATAAATCAAAAGCTGCATCATTGTCAGCACACGAACAAACTGATAAAGCAGTGAAGCTGCCTTTACAAAGGAAAGATGACGGGCCTGTCACATCTTCTGCAGCTGTTTCTGAGAGGAGAGGAGGTGAGCGACCACCTGAGAAAGATCGAAAAAAAGATGCTCCTGCCCCACGCATGCAATTTGATGATAAGAACCGTGTTGAAAAGGCTAAAAAGCGTTCAGTAGTTAAGCAAACTGAAGCTAGAAATAGAGTTGAACTCTTTCGTCATTTGCCTCAATATGAACATGGTACTCAGCTTCCGGATCTCGAGTCAAAGTTTTTTCAACTTGACCCTATGCATCCCTCCATCTACAAGGTATTTCTCTTGTTATGCaaaactaattttctgattACCTTTTCTGTTATGTTTGTTATGGTTGTCTAGTAATGAGTTTGCGATGGTAAATAAGAATCATGGAAACAGTTTACTGCAGCAGCCAATGGACAGTTATATGGCcatcaaaataaaattatttcttctttgTCAGGTTGGACTACAATACCTTGCTGGAGATATACGTGGGGGAAATGCACGTTGTGTTGCCATGCTACAAGCATTTTCAGAAGCAATTAAAGACTACTACACACCCCCCGAAAAAACCCTTACTAGGGATTTAACTGCAAAAGTGAATAACTTTGTTTCATTTTTGATCGAGTGCAGACCCCTTTCAATCAGTATGGGTAATGCGATTAGGTTTCTCAAGTCTCGAATAGCCAAGCTACCAATAACTCTATCTGAGGCAGAAGCAAAATCCTCCCTGTGTTCAGATATTGAACGTTTTATTAATGAGAAGATAGTAATTGCTGAAAAAGTGATTGTTGAACATGCAGTAACGAAAATCCAGGATGGTGATGTTCTTCTCACATATGGCTCATCTGCTGTTGTTGAAATGGTTATATTGCATGCTCATAAGCTTGGGAAACAATTTCGTGTGGTGATAGTAGACTCTCGTCCTAGGTTTGAAGGCCAAGCTTTACTTCGGAAGCTGGTGAAGATTGGTGTTAGTTGTACATACACACATATAAATGCTGTTTCTTATATTATGCGTGAAGTTACAAGAGTGTTTTTGGGGGCTGCATCTGTTTTCTCAAATGGTACTGTATATTCAAGAGTTGGAACTGCTTGTGTTGCCATGGTTGCTCATGCATTTCATGTTCCAGTTCTGGTTTGTTGTGAAGCATACAAGTTTCATGAGAGAGTGCTGCTTGATTCAATTTGTTCAAATGAACTTGGTATGCCACTGCTTCTTTTGTTCCAGCTTCCATCTTGCTTCGGAAACTATGCTCTGCATTTGACTTTTTATGcgtattttaatatgtataggTGATCCAGATGCAATTTCTAAGGTTCCTGGAAGAATGGATATCAACTCTTTGCATGATGGgactaataaagaaaatttgcagcaTTTGAATTTGATGTAAGTTTTGGATTTATTATGGAAGTAGGAGTACAATAAGGATTTGATTCTGAAATTGCTTGCTTTGGGTGCAATCATCACAGGTATGATGCTACTCCACCAGATTACATCTCAATGATTGTTACAGAGTATGGAATGGTAAGTCATGATGTAAGTTACGATTTGATTTTGTAGGTCACACACATTGTAAATCTAGAAAAACTGGTTCCCCCTTTTAATCACTATTAATTTAGTTGTGATGAAAAACAAGTGCTTGTATATTTTTAGGATTAAAAAGAACCACCTTTATTTTTTGGGCCATTCAGATGGATGAGTCTACAGTGTCACTGAATGTATTCTAAAACATCAAATCACAACGAGGAATTGGAAACCTGCTACTCGAAAAGATTGGGGAAAGTGTGAACCATATCGACCATTTAAGTGGAAGAACATCACATTCACTCCTTTGGATGTGGTTTGAATGGATAATTGGCCTGTGGCTTGTGCGCAGTTTCCTTcgctttcaaattttaattatttaggATGGATTAAGACATACTTAAACTTCTGCTCTAACATGAACACAACATTGCTACAGATGCTGTTTACGGTTAACTGGGTAAAAATTGTTACTAGGGTTTGTTATTTACTGTATGTACTGTGATATTTGGTTATTTTCTACAGATCCCAACAACCAGTGTACCTGTGATCGTCCGCGAGTACGGGAGAGAGCACCTATTGATATAGAGCACAGAGAAATTGACGCTGGCTGCATTTTGGCAAAATGTGCAGAGGTTTTGGTCCTGCTTTGCACTGTTAACATATATTAGGTTTAAAGGATGCCAAAGTACACCaaaattttcatcttcttttgtttttccaacaTGTGGGGCCTTTGGTAAGTGAGGTGTCATATATTATTGTCAGTAAGTAGGCAAAGGTGTTCATGTGGTACACTTGGGGACGCTGCAATCAATTTGCCTAATCCGGCAATTTTGTGAAACCATCGTTGTATTGGTACAGTGTCAAGTAGAACATTCCTTTGGCTTAATATGCTTATTCTGTTCTAATTCGCTTCAATCTGGGGGCCTCAATTAATTAGTTTGCGGAAAGTAATAAATGGTATTCTGTTTTTAACAGATACATTTTTGTTCTGTTGCAATATTGTGAGATATGTTGGAAATGTGACGAATAACAACCTTCAGCCACTACAATATCTTGCAGGCATGGTAAGCTTATGTAGTTCGTCATGTTATTCCAAGGCCAAACTATAATCGTGACCGTTCCTTCGTGACAAAGATGTTCAGAAATCAAGTTTCATAATGATTTCTTAGCTATATGTGCGAGTCGTGAAAAGCTTTTTGATTCCGAGGTTATTAGATGTGTTCCCTTCCCGCAAAAATTGTTCTTTGGACGACACAATCAGTACCCCTTTTGGCCCTTTGTTGTGCGTATTTCACTCCATTTTCAGTAGCAGAGTGTGAAGGCAGATAGAAAACCCTATGTACGCTCAGGTCCGCGTGCCATGTTGGCTCAAGATGTCGATATTATGTCACAGCAGAGTGAACA encodes:
- the LOC113743007 gene encoding uncharacterized protein isoform X1, with the translated sequence MDPRRYSRVIDPKVRQVGFCPRSGQVQNQSGPSTSPPVSDISPSSNSLSPVMIPPPRHPSDAASRAVNVPAAATTPLRPRRPSFDDPNNNSSSTEQLVVSSYNPDESVLGTSPPFSGIGDDRDGDAESEFSDNSVNWIRQNDSGRFPLSLAPDGRFDSAAAKEKQSKKPQVGSRKERGGGQTAEVRNDLPSESKPLKEKTSKAARRALQEAQRAVKAAAKAAGGNKSKAASLSAHEQTDKAVKLPLQRKDDGPVTSSAAVSERRGGERPPEKDRKKDAPAPRMQFDDKNRVEKAKKRSVVKQTEARNRVELFRHLPQYEHGTQLPDLESKFFQLDPMHPSIYKVGLQYLAGDIRGGNARCVAMLQAFSEAIKDYYTPPEKTLTRDLTAKVNNFVSFLIECRPLSISMGNAIRFLKSRIAKLPITLSEAEAKSSLCSDIERFINEKIVIAEKVIVEHAVTKIQDGDVLLTYGSSAVVEMVILHAHKLGKQFRVVIVDSRPRFEGQALLRKLVKIGVSCTYTHINAVSYIMREVTRVFLGAASVFSNGTVYSRVGTACVAMVAHAFHVPVLVCCEAYKFHERVLLDSICSNELGDPDAISKVPGRMDINSLHDGTNKENLQHLNLMYDATPPDYISMIVTEYGMIPTTSVPVIVREYGREHLLI
- the LOC113743007 gene encoding uncharacterized protein isoform X2 — translated: MDPRRYSRVIDPKVRQVGFCPRSGQVQNQSGPSTSPPVSDISPSSNSLSPVMIPPPRHPSDAASRAVNVPAAATTPLRPRRPSFDDPNNNSSSTEQLVVSSYNPDESVLGTSPPFSGIGDDRDGDAESEFSDNSVNWIRQNDSGRFPLSLAPDGRFDSAAAKEKQSKKPQVGSRKERGGGQTAEVRNDLPSESKPLKEKTSKAARRALQEAQRAVKAAAKAGGNKSKAASLSAHEQTDKAVKLPLQRKDDGPVTSSAAVSERRGGERPPEKDRKKDAPAPRMQFDDKNRVEKAKKRSVVKQTEARNRVELFRHLPQYEHGTQLPDLESKFFQLDPMHPSIYKVGLQYLAGDIRGGNARCVAMLQAFSEAIKDYYTPPEKTLTRDLTAKVNNFVSFLIECRPLSISMGNAIRFLKSRIAKLPITLSEAEAKSSLCSDIERFINEKIVIAEKVIVEHAVTKIQDGDVLLTYGSSAVVEMVILHAHKLGKQFRVVIVDSRPRFEGQALLRKLVKIGVSCTYTHINAVSYIMREVTRVFLGAASVFSNGTVYSRVGTACVAMVAHAFHVPVLVCCEAYKFHERVLLDSICSNELGDPDAISKVPGRMDINSLHDGTNKENLQHLNLMYDATPPDYISMIVTEYGMIPTTSVPVIVREYGREHLLI